In Gopherus evgoodei ecotype Sinaloan lineage chromosome 10, rGopEvg1_v1.p, whole genome shotgun sequence, a single window of DNA contains:
- the LOC115659118 gene encoding hemoglobin subunit alpha-A — MVLTAGDKANVRTVWAKVGSHLEDYGSEALERLFTVYPSTKTYFPHFDLHHDSAQIRAHGKKVLSALGEAVNHIDDIPAALSKLSDLHAQTLRVDPVNFKLLSLCVVVVVGRNNPSVLTPEVHVSLDKFLSAVSTALTAKYR, encoded by the exons ATGGTGCTGACCGCGGGTGACAAGGCCAACGTGAGGACTGTGTGGGCCAAGGTGGGCAGCCACCTGGAGGACTATGGCTCCGAGGCCCTGGAGAG GCTGTTCACCGTCTACCCCTCCACCAAGACCTACTTCCCCCACTTCGACCTGCACCACGACTCCGCCCAGATCCGGGCCCACGGCAAGAAGGTGCTGAGCGCCCTGGGGGAAGCCGTGAACCACATCGATGACATCCCCGCGGCTCTCAGCAAACTGAGCGACCTGCACGCCCAGACCCTGCGCGTGGATCCCGTCAACTTCAAA CTGCTGAGCCTGTGCGTGGTGGTGGTCGTGGGCCGCAACAACCCCAGCGTCCTTACCCCTGAGGTCCACGTCTCCCTGGACAAGTTCCTGAGCGCTGTGTCCACCGCGCTGACCGCCAAGTACCGTTAG
- the LOC115659119 gene encoding hemoglobin subunit pi: protein MTLTQAEKAAVVAIWGKIASQTDALGTESLERLFSSYPQTKTYFPHFDLSQGSAQLHGHGSKVLGAIGEAVKNIDNITGALATLSELHAYILRVDPVNFKLLSHCILCSVAAHFPNDFTPEVHAAWDKFLSQISSVLTAKYR from the exons ATGACTCTGACTCAAGCTGAGAAGGCTGCAGTGGTTGCCATTTGGGGAAAGATAGCTTCCCAAACTGATGCCCTTGGGACCGAGTCGCTGGAGAG GCTTTTTTCAAGCTACCCCCAGACCAAGACCTATTTCCCCCATTTTGATCTCAGCCAAGGTTCTGCTCAGCTTCATGGCCATGGCTCCAAGGTCCTGGGTGCTATTGGTGAGGCTGTCAAGAACATCGATAACATTACAGGTGCCTTGGCCACACTTAGCGAGCTGCATGCCTACATCCTCCGAGTCGATCCAGTGAACTTCAAG CTGCTTTCCCATTGCATTCTGTGCTCTGTTGCTGCCCACTTTCCCAACGACTTCACCCCAGAAGTCCATGCTGCATGGGACAAGTTCCTGTCCCAGATTTCTTCGGTGTTGACTGCAAAGTATAGATAA
- the LOC115659120 gene encoding hemoglobin D subunit alpha, which produces MLTEDEKHLIEHVWEKVLEHQEDFGAEALERMFCVYPSTKTYFPHFDLHHDSEQIRHHGKKVVGALGDAVRHLDNLSATLSELSNLHAYNLRVDPVNFKLLSHCFQVVLGVHLGREYTPQVHVAYDKFLAAVSAVLAEKYR; this is translated from the exons ATGCTGACCGAGGACGAGAAGCATCTGATCGAACATGTGTGGGAGAAGGTGCTGGAGCACCAGGAGGACTTTGGGGCCGAGGCCCTGGAGAG gatGTTCTGCGTCTACCCCTCCACCAAGACCTACTTCCCCCACTTCGACCTGCACCATGACTCCGAACAGATCCGCCACCACGGCAAGAAGGTGGTGGGCGCCCTGGGGGACGCCGTGCGGCACTTGGACAACCTCAGCGCGACGCTCTCCGAGCTCAGCAACCTGCACGCCTACAACTTGCGCGTGGACCCGGTCAACTTCAAG CTGCTGTCACACTGCTTCCAGGTGGTGCTGGGCGTGCACCTGGGCCGCGAGTACACCCCACAGGTGCACGTCGCCTATGACAAGTTCCTGGCCGCCGTCTCCGCGGTGCTGGCCGAGAAGTACCGGTGA